A region of Culicoides brevitarsis isolate CSIRO-B50_1 chromosome 1, AGI_CSIRO_Cbre_v1, whole genome shotgun sequence DNA encodes the following proteins:
- the LOC134827534 gene encoding protein enabled: MCEQSIIGARASVMVYDDNQKKWIPSGTSSGLSKVQIYHHQQNNTFRVVGRKLQDHEVVINCSILKGLKYNQATATFHQWRDSKFVYGLNFSSQQDAEAFARAMMHSLEVLSGRIPAPLGPGMGYDDLDMGYRTMTREDAAIMQQNNNVIPNNVISPQTPTSTPQSPPQGHHRTNSAPPVPPPAQQVQQKPNYQQQQSQQGQIYVSTQQYNQQQQMYQGQGQNMIPPQPQIPNSQSQPNARNGPIYVPSNVSKVNQQQQMQQQPPIPQQQQQIPNPPNMFAPPPMQQQQQPSQVPQAPQAPPQPPQMMNNYGQQHVQANGGYPAQYGSQIPMPPQVPQVSSPPQAVPPPPDFGNGMTAPAPPQPPAAPMPMGGAGPPPPPPMPMGGGSKSNGMDMSSLAAQLQAAKLKKSQTLPKAAPQPTENSGSSTSSGGSGNYGTIGRTTGGMASMMDEMAKTLARRRAQVDKKEPDSNNDDSSRQRPWEKSNTLPHKLGANSNSSNSNSNNTGNGSESPKPLRKRFGSASEETILKQVNGEGFSIPSAIDLENFKADIIQEVKLEIAKAKQEIIEAIKSEFNRR, from the exons cGAGCAAAGTATTATCGGCGCACGAGCGTCCGTCATGGTGTACGATGATAATCAGAAAAAGTGGATTCCCTCGGGAACGTCATCTGGCCTTAGCAAGGttcaaatttatcatcatcagcaaAATAATACATTCCGTGTTGTAGGACGTAAGCTACAAGATCACGAGGTTGTTATCAATTGTTCCATCCTGAAGGGACTCAAGTACAATCAGGCAACAGCGACGTTCCATCAATGGCGTGACTCCAAATTCGTGTATGGTCTAAATTTTTCGAGTCAACAAGATGCGGAGGCATTTGCGCGTGCCATGATGCATTCGTTAGAGGTGCTAAGTGGCAGGATACCGGCGCCTTTGGGACCCGGTATGGGATATGACGACCTCGATATGGGATATCGGACAATGACGCGCGAAGATGCTGCCATTATGCAACAAAACAATAATGTTATACCGAACAATGTGATCTCGCCGCAAACACCAACAAGCACTCCTCAAAGTCCGCCACAGGGTCATCATCGCACCAATAGTGCCCCGCCAGTTCCGCCGCCAGCGCAACAAGTTCAGCAAAAACCGAATTATCAGCAACAGCAATCGCAACAAGGTCAAATCTATGTATCAACCCAA CAATATAATCAACAGCAACAAATGTACCAGGGACAAGGCCAAAATATGATACCACCACAGCCGCAAATACCGAATAGTCAGTCGCAACCGAATGCTCGTAACGGGCCAATTTATGTACCATCGAACGTGTCAAAAGTAAATCAGCAGCAACAAATGCAGCAACAGCCTCCGATTccgcagcaacaacagcaaatTCCAAATCCGCCTAACATGTTTGCGCCGCCTCccatgcagcagcagcagcaaccgTCACAAGTTCCGCAGGCTCCGCAAGCGCCGCCGCAGCCGCCACAAATGATGAATAACTACGGACAACAACACGTTCAAGCCAACGGAGGATATCCAGCGCAATATGGGTCGCAAAtt ccAATGCCACCTCAAGTGCCACAAGTTAGCAGTCCGCCGCAAGCTGTTCCCCCTCCGCCCGATTTTGGAAATGGAATGACTGCTCCAGCTCCTCCACAG ccGCCAGCTGCTCCAATGCCAATGGGAGGCGCAGGTCCCCCGCCTCCTCCCCCAATGCCAATGGGCGGAGGCTCAAAATCAAATGGCATGGATATGTCATCATTAGCTGCACAATTGCAAGCcgcaaaattaaagaaaagtcAAACGTTACCCAAGGCGGCGCCGCAACCAACAGAAAATAGTGGAAGCAGCACATCAAGCGGAGGCAGTGGAAATTACGGCACAATCg GTCGTACTACGGGCGGCATGGCATCTATGATGGATGAAATGGCAAAAACATTGGCACGACGTCGTGCACAAGTAGATAAAAAGGAg CCGGACTCAAATAACGACGATTCGTCGCGTCAACGACCATGGGAGAAATCCAACACATTGCCACACAAACTTGGAGCTAACAGTAATTCCAGTAATTCGAACAGTAATAATACAGGAAATGGATCCGAGTCACCCAAGCCACTGCGTAAACGGTTCGGAAGCGCCAGCGAAGAAACCATTTTGAAG CAAGTGAACGGAGAAGGATTTTCAATTCCAAGTGCCATTGACTTGGAAAACTTTAAGGCTGATATCATACAAGAAGTGAAATTAGAAATCGCAAAGGCGAAACAGGAGATAAttgaag cGATCAAGTCTGAATTTAATCGTAGGTAA